GTGACACCAAACAATTACATCAGAGGTCACAGGTCATGGCCCAGCCAGTTGATCTCGTCCAGCAGGAAGTCAATGTCGTCTTGCTGCGTTGCAGGATTGGACAACACACACCTGAAGAAATTGGCTTTTGTTCCCAAAGGCTGATAGCCAATCAGAACAGAGCCCTTTTCCATCATCCTGCCTTTGATCTGAGGAGCCACCTGCAGAGATAGTGGAGACAGAAGATCATCATGGAATATAAAATGAGTCTGAAGTAAGGGTGCCTGACCTTTACCCAATGAGTCCAGAAGAACccctttgatgttttttttactgacCTGATGGAGTCTTGTGTCTCTGTCAGGTCCAAGTGGTAGGCCTCTCAGACTAGGAGGGGTGTACcagaaacacacattacagtGCTCTGGCTGTGTGACAGAAATTACAATGTGACAAAATTAATGTGCCCAGTAAGACTTGattggtgaagaaaaacaaagaggaagatAAGAAAATAGAACAATAGAAACAAACACCTACAGTCTACATTTGAAATTTAACTAAAACTACAAACTAGGACCAAATCAACACAACAATTATGCCTGGTAATATTCTGTACCTAGTTAGTGCAGTATTGCAGGTTGTAATGCATCTGTCTTGGTTATCTTAGATATCTATGATTGTTTACAGTCAGGTGAAATTGGgttgaaaaatgaaagcttttcAGATGTTTAGGATATAACTTGATAAAAATGAATTCCCATGATGAAAAGTAGGCATTGAAATACTATTGGAATAGTGGTTATATGTAATTCACTTCAATTTCAatgcaattcaattcaatttatttatatagcaccttatacagtcaaaatagtctctagatgctttacagagacccagagcctgaacccccgagcaagcagacagtggcaaggaaaaactcccttttaacaggaagaaaccttgaacaggacccagcttgcaagggagaaccatcctgctgatagtcggctgggtgaaggaggagaagaagaggtagacaggacagagaggatgaaagagagagagagagagagagagaaacatacatgcaataaacatcatgaattacaaaggacaaacatgacatgatGTTCATTTATGTAACATAATGAATTTATCCTGGTTTCAAACTACATGTCTATTAGCCCTTTAACAGCCACTGCCACTTCAACAACCACTGCAGTGTGCTGTAGTTGTATCTTTATCGAATGATTTCATTTAGTGTTTATGTCACTCGCCTTGAAAAACCACCATGTACATTGAGGAACCTTTTGAATTGAGGAAGGAAAATATCTTTTTTCCCCATGAAAATTAGTCTTACTTTGCTTTGAAAGACGAGCTCAAAgtctgtcctcctctgcagctgatCATACAGATACTCTGCATTCTCTAAGCATTTGTTGACCTGAGCTCCAAAACCCTCTGAGccctgagagagaaacaaagaaagagagagacacagaaagacataGATATCTTATCGCTCTTAAAAAGGGGaagatttgacatttaaaattaatgaGAGATGCCAAAACTGTAAAATCAAACAGCATCCAGTAACAAACATCATAATATCATCTAGAATACACAATAATATACAAAGTCATGTGTATTTTTCAATGTCAGTCAGTGCTCACAGTTAAACCTAAAGAGCAGGTTCAtaatttttttgtggttttgaggtttttatatcattaaatcattaattcattaaacTAGAGCATTCAAGTACTGCCCCAAATATTCATGTTTAAACATCAAAATGCTGGCACCTTCCCACACAATTGTTTTCATGGTTTAGAATGTAaccatgaaaaaagaaatcataaaatAATGTAGGATTTGTGTCAGCAAAAGAAGCACAAGCATCAGCAGTGGTTGAGCAAGCAAACAAAGTGAAACCGAGAAATGAAACAGAGCATCAACACTGTAAcctacattaaaaaacatttttgaccaCTTCTTtagtttagggttagggtataaaaaaatataagacAAAATGTCTGATACTAAATTCTTCTTGTGCCTGATAGCGTATGGAGTTCTGGCACCAATTTAACATTTATGGGATTGCTTAATACTTACTTGCTTCAATAATGTATTCAGCCTGTTTCAACCCTTTCCAGATAGAACTGGACCAGGATGTCATCAAAATCCCAAATAATAATCTGGTTATATCCTGACAACTTTGTGCAACAGATTCAATCTTGCATTAGTGAACGGACCGAATGCTTCCTGAGCCCTAAGCCACCAACCCTAACTGTCAACTGTAAATGATTTGGTCTGAAAGATTGTAGTCAGCCTGCTTTAATGTCATAACGAGTGGGAAGAGTGAAAACAAGATTAATCTTCCCAGTGGGGTTACACTCATACTAGGCATGAATACCTTTGCTTTCCACATGAGCCAAAGTTTAAAGGCATCCACATGTCGGCCACACTGAATACTCTTATCCCCCGTATCATAGCTCACATCGTAGGGTTTGTCTGTCTGGAAAAGGTACTCAGCTCCCAGCTCATTACACTCCTTTAAGAGACCCTGCAAAAGAgagatatacatatatactgtatgtagagcatatatgtaaatatatgtgtgcatggatatatatgtacatatagttgaaagacatatatgtagggGTACAACTtcgaatatgtgcatatatgttggaaaatttatgtggcatagataaaaacatatatgttcatatattttctttccatttggGATTCCACAAAAGCCTGTTTTTGTGATTTAGTTACAGATATAGTTTATGAGGTTTTTAATATAGTTTTTCATGTGTAGCATAGGGAATTACATCTTGAATTTCAATATACAGTCATGTGTTCTACAATAACAATGAAATCAATGTTGAATCTTGAATTAACCGGTTGACTTGCTCTTTAAACACAACTGTTCCATTCCAAAGCAAAACAGTACGTTTAGTTTTAGATTTATAAATTTTAAGTGGTTGACcgactgagagacggactgacATTGACATCCTTGAAGCCAGCTGGTATGCTTGTGTGGTTAAAACCATTAAGTGAATGGCCTCCAAAGGTGGTCACTATTTTATGCAATAATGTTTATTTAgattaaataaagaataatttttTACTCTCTTCTTGACCAATATGACAGAGCACTGCAGAGGCACTCCCATCATCTTATGAGGATTCCATGTCACAGAGCAGGCCCTGAAAAACAATCATTGCAAATTGATCAACTCTCTAGGGACTGATAATACTAGCATACTATTGGTCTCTGTAAACaaggattatttttttatctttcatatAATTAAAGAAGACGCACCACAACCAAGCAGAGGTAACCTATACAAAAttttccacacagaaacacagacgtAGCTAATTTGCAATGAGCTGCAATGAGACTGGTGTTGTGGAAAATAACAAGgcaacatgtgcatgtgttattgtattattatatatgttATGTGCTATTGCTTCAGTGTTTGCTAAAAGTCAGACAGCAacatgctttgctttttttatgcGACCTGCATTGACAGTAACATGAAGGCTCACAGAGTCTTTGTCGTAGTGTCCCACagaaactgacagagaaaacaaagacatgctGTGTGAAGTAGTCAATAGCGTTTTCATGCGGTTACCGTTCAATGCCCTGCAGTTTCATCCTGTGCCTGTCCGACATTAGCAGGCCTCCACCCCATGCTGCCTGCAGGGACAGAGTCACATACAACAAGACAAAGATCtcaccaaacacacagatttatttaagTCCTACACATTCTGAATGTACACAACATGTGTGTGACACTGGTTGCATGACTGAATTAGGTGTTTTTTACATGTACGTACACCTACAACACTTATTAATTATGATGCAGtatttgtgtatctgtgtgacCGTTTGATTTGACTATTGTCaagtttttgatgttttgtttaaaatagcaGTCCAGTTTGTGGATCTTAACGTGTTTTGGAAATTTATTTGGTTAAATTCCCAAGAATTATGGTAGATTAAATCTGGTCTAATGGCGGTCTATTACGAATTTGTCATGGTCTGTCTGCAAAAAATGTACTTCATATTACACACATGTACTCCTGTACCTGTTTTTAGCAGTATTGATATCTTATATTGATAATTATATGTTATTCAATGTTGTATTACTAGCATAGCATTAACTGTAAatttatgtatataaatattaaaatatagatattttttctttgactaTACGTTCTTATCACTGTACattaagtaagtaagtagtaAGGGGGACACCTTACATCAACATGCATCCACATGGTGTGTCTATTGCATATGTCTGCAATTTCACTGAGAGGATCAAAGGCTCCATATACTGTGGTGCCTGCTGTAGCATTCACATAGAATGGAACCAAACCCTGAAAGAGAGATTTAGTGATAAGctttagagggaaaaaaattataatacaCACTGGAATATATTCATGGAGGATTTTTTTCACACCTTTTCTTCAGCTGTAACAACTGAAGCCTCAAGTTCAGCAGGAATCATTTTCCCTCTTAAAGGACCAAAAGTAAAAAGGTTCAGTAAACAGTAACTGATTGTCCTCCCTTATGAATCCACATAGTATATAAGGCACATAGACTTCAAATAAGTAATACACTAccacttttattattttccataTTGTACATTAATACTGAGGACATCCAAATTATAAAAGAACATGTATGGAATTATGCGGTAAgctaaaaaaatgttaaataattgaattgaattcaattttatttatatagtaaGATATATAAACAACTCAGAATATGTTCTATATTCTGGATTGTCCAAAGTAGCCACATGTAGCTTTGATGACAACTTCACACACTCATGGCATTCTCTCATCAGATTCACGAGGTAATCCTCGATTTTCAATTCACAGGTATGTCTTGTCAAGAGTTCATTTGTGCCATTTATTGCCATTTAAATGTGCTTTAGACCATCAGTTGTTTTGTGCCGAAGAAGGGTGGGTACAGTCAATAGTCCTGTTAGTACAACTACAACTACTGTACAAATCCGTATTATGGCAAGAAACACTCAGTTAAGTAAGGAGAAAAGACAACTTATCGTTACTTTATGAAATGaaggtcagtcagtctgaaAAATCTCAAGAACTTTGAATGTATCCCCAAGTGCTGTCGCCAAAACCATCAAACGCTATGATGAAACTGGCTCTCATGAGGTCCCAGGAAAGGAAGACCTAAAACTACTTCTGCTGCATAGGATAACTTAATTAGAATTACCAACCTCAGAAACTGCCAGTTTGCAGCACCTCAGATTAGAGCCCACATAAATGCTTTTCTGAGTTCAGGTAGCAGACATATTTCAACATCCACTGTTGAGGAGACTGAGCGAGTTGGGCCTTGATGGTGGAATTGTGGCAAAGAAGCCATTActttggaagaaaaacaaacagaagagacCTGGGCCAAGAAACATAAGTAATGGACATTAGATCAGTGGGAAACTGTCCTTTGGTCTGATGAGCCCAAATTTGAGATTTTTGGTTCTAACAGACACTTAGTGAGaccatcatttgttttctaaCAGCTCAGTAACCCCAAACACACCTCTAGGTTATGTAAGGGTTATTTGTccaagaagagagagagtgatgaagTGTTGCATCAGATGAGCTGGCCTCCACAATCACTCGATCTAAATCCAATTGAGATGATTTGGGATGAGTTGGACCGCAGAGTGAAGGAAAAGCAGCCAACAAGTACGCAACACCTCTGGGAACTTCTTCAAGATTGCTGGAAAACCATTCTAGATGACTACCTCATGAGGCTGAGGAGAGAATGCCATTCAAACAGCAAAATAGTACAATGTGCTGTTAAAATACAGTGAAAGAATTTACTGTCCGCTACACCTGTAATATACACTATGTTTACCGGACcacatacacagaaatattttctgtagCTGCAACAGCTGAGCAAACATCTTTTGTCAGGCATCACATTGAATATCGACCAACATATGTTGACTTAGTGAGTGTCTAACTTACCCACCTTTCATCACATTTCACTATGACCACATTTTCACTGCCCATCCCCAGCGcagctgcagatttttttatgGAATAGTGACTCTGAATAGGTGAAAAGAGAACCAGTCATCAACAGgttcacattttcagtgtttggttCTAGGAAAACGATACCAGGTGCACAAATCAAGTGAAACTGAATACAGACAGCATCGGTGCACACTATACAGAAATCAGGCTGGGATACtactttgaaaaaaataaaaataaaaaataagtgtACCTGTATTAGTGTcttaatgaatgaaaaatgaatgaatgttcatTCTTGGACCATTCATATAAATTTTTCATACTAGCGTTAAAGGATTCATGGATGAAACAGATGTGTCTTGTTCTGAATAACTGATTATAGAAAACTTTCCTTGAGTGAATGGTCATATGAGCTGCTGAAATGTAGGAAACTGCTTCTGTCAGTTGAATTGccttatttttgttgttgttgtttaaaaaacactgaaattcaAAACAGTTTTGCATAAGTGCAAGTGTTAatattgttttgaaaatatgcTTTCAAGCTTAAAATAATTGTTGGTTAGTATTTCATTGCTCAAACTCAACAGCATTTGACTGCAgctattcaaaaaaaaaattgacttCTTCCACATGAGGAATACTGTGCATAGACAGCCATTAAAAGTTACATGATAAGAGCtcaattttcaaaaaaaaaaaaaaaaaaaaaatccataacaAGCATGTTCCAAGCATGTTCTTCTACTCTTACTTCTTTCCTGTGTGGAGCCAGcactaaaatctaaaattgtatttaagtgAAACATAGAACTGAGAAATGATACCTCCACTACAGGTTGTATTGAGGCTAAATCCACAGATTTCAGAGCGAGATATCTCCCTGATTGAGACATGGATTACTGGTTAAACACAACAGATTTTACTCTTTGACAAAAAGGTCTGTTTCTTTAGGAATCCTTTGTGTAGTGTTATCAGACATCTAGGGGAACAGTCTTATGTGGTATAAAAAGAGCACATTCAGTGGATATCACCCCAAAGGACTATGTGGCAGATGCTGAAGCTGTGTTGCAGCAATCCACTGGAGCAATTCCAAAACCTATGTTAGTTGGAACCATTTCCATgccaaaataatttaatatagcatccagatttaaaaaatactaGAATTGCCAAAAGTCTCCACGAAAGTAATAGTTAGTTTGTGGAAGGGTTTTGGGTTTTATAGTTAGTGTGCGAGGTGTGGTTACGTGTTCTGAGGTGAAGAGGGCTAGCCGAGGCAGAACTCCCATCCCTCTGGTCTTCACCTCTGGGTAGAAATGATACCTGGCCACTAGGATGCTGTACAGGTTGGATATTGTTCCTCCTTCAGAAAACACAATGCAGTTTATGTACAAGAAGCTGTCCCACTCTGTAGTTGTACTGTGActctgttcatttgtttattgttgtgtcTCAATAGTACATTTGCTGTTAGAGTTTCAACAACACTGATCTACCACTGAACTTTGATATCATTCAAAGGAATAAACTTGATAGAAATACACGTATATGCAGTAAAACTTGTCTTGAACTTGAACTTTTCCCTAGGTGTTTGagtcataataaaaataacataacaagTCAACCTTTTGTATCTATCAATGTTCAGTGTTACTTTTAACTGCCTTTGTCAAACAGTTCATCCATTAACCCTTTCCTGTCATACCTCCTTTGTATGTATTACCTGGACAGAAGATTCCATCTCCCTCCTCATCACACCATCCCACAATGCTATGCATCTTCCTCAGCAGAACCTCCTCCATGAGAATGAAAACAGGAGACACTTCATATGTAAACCTGATAAAGAAATGCACTGTGTTGCATTATATTGTAAAGACTTCATGTTGTCATTTCTGTGGGTTCTTGGAAACATCTCATATTTAGCTTTTTGAAATGCAGAGatgaaattaaataatgaaaacattaagcGAGGAGGATTAATATTACTATGATTACTATCTGTAAAGTCAACGTCGGACAATTGCAAATAGAGCATCAGCAGCAAGAGTATGATACAAGTGTGTGGCAGGTTAAATCCACACTTtaaatgagtttgtgtgtgtaaagaacTGAAGtgacagagcacacagagtaCGTGTAACAACAGGAAAAAGATTTGCTAACATTCCGCCCTCCCTTTTGGTAGGTAAGGAATAGGTAGAAGCATGGACTAAATAATAGAAAGTCATCACTAGTGGGGTTCTGTCCACACAGAATACATTGCACACAATGAGGAGGAAAATCATCAATCATGGTAATCCTAACAGAACCAGAGAGGTAAGTGTAGTACTTGAGTAATTGCAGTTGGTTACTTTCCACTACCTGTGATGAGCtcttacatgtttgtgtttgctgtagaGGTCAGCCACTCCCCAGCTAAACCAATCACATCCAGACCTGAAGACAGCTGGTTAAAAAAGCGGGGATGGCCTGGGAAAAGAAAGGTCAAGGGACGAGGTGTTGCAAGCAATTTGTTAATAAAGGCAGAGGCATAACTGACTTGTCTGgtgtctgtcttgtctgtttgCTGGCAGTAAATatcacatggaaaaaaaatatccttcCCTAAAATTTACATCCCATTTCCCACACGTGTGTGGCCTTCAGAGGTCGCACAGAATATTTTAATGTCATAGCTGATCACGCCCTCACTGCTCTCTGCACcagttttaaacaaatgcaacagttcaacaacatttgcattttgattCACTTTTAACCCGGGAGAAATGGAGGTTCTCTCTGCactaaaagagaaaaggagtgatgaTGCTCGAATCTCTTACAATCAAAACTGCAGATGCAGAAGGGACCTTTTAGAGTCTGGATGAAGGACTGGATGGTTTgatagggttgaggtcagggttctgtgagaaccagtcaaattcttccacaccgaactcatccaaccatgtctttatggagctttgctttgtgcactggggcacagtcatggcGGAATAAAAAAGGGCCTTCaataaactgttgccacaaagttggatacatagcattgtccaaaatgtcttggtatgatgaagcattaaaattttccttcactggaagtaaggggcctagcccaaccccagaaaacagccccatcccaatacttttgtcttcaAGTGTAGTTCCAGTGTAAATACATCTGCATCTGTGAGCAACTACGCAACACGACATAGTTTGCAAAGTGAAAGTGTCAAAATGGAGGTCAGAAGCTCGGGATTGAGTGGTGAGTAAACCCTCATCCGGGAGATGCTATGCCATTTCATAGTAACCACTGCATCGCCTACAGAAACTGTACATTTACTAGATGACATGCCAGGAAGTCAAAATGGTGGTGTCTGATCAGGAATCGTGGAAATGTATTTCTTAAACTAGAATGGCTAAAATATGTTAGTTGCACCGTAGTTAGTACTTTTGCATGTCAGctatgactcacacacacatacagacacaaacaccactGACACACCTGTACTGACACCATACTTGAGTGTGTCTCTACAGTCCACCAGTATTTGCTCCAGAGTTTCTGGATGGTCCGGCAGGTTCAGACTGAAGCCGTCCAATCCATCCTTCAACTGGTGAGGATGGTGGAAGTCCAGGACCTTAAATGCAGGGAACAGTATTTCAATTGTCATTTCCTAAATTTATCAGTTTTTATTCTTATATTCATAAACAttcaagatttttctttttttcttcaaaaaaattGACAAATTGGGTTTGAATATTAAAAAGTAACTCTGTACTATTTGCATTGTTGGTAGAACAACTGAGTACCTTATGGCTCCTCTGACTGGACTTGCAGATATACCCCAACAAAATGTTAACCACCTCCTGCAGAAACCTTCTGGTCATCTCCTCACCACCTAAAGCTGGGAGCAGgtctacacacaaacacgcacacacacacacacacacacacacacacacacacacacacacacacacacacacacacacacacacactcaactttTCAGTAAAATCACTGCATTGTTGCAGACCTGTCTCCAAGAAGTTGATGTTAATAGatgttaatatatttaaataaattgaacATTAAGTAGAAAActaattttctctcttttgtcagcAATGCTATGTTGTCTGgattacatttaattaatactctgcttttttttcagatgttttaaagatataatatgtaacatttccaaattaaaatgtctaaaacaatcagacctttgttttatattttgttcagTTGTGTACTTACATGATCCCAAATGTTTACAACATGTTTAAAGGAATGGAATGTTTAGggaaatctgtaattttattcaaagtA
This portion of the Scatophagus argus isolate fScaArg1 chromosome 13, fScaArg1.pri, whole genome shotgun sequence genome encodes:
- the gad3 gene encoding glutamate decarboxylase 1; this encodes MELTHVCFVLSDRITDKSAVRDKQREDSAAVRDRRQTATDFNSIYSKDLLPALGGEEMTRRFLQEVVNILLGYICKSSQRSHKVLDFHHPHQLKDGLDGFSLNLPDHPETLEQILVDCRDTLKYGVSTGHPRFFNQLSSGLDVIGLAGEWLTSTANTNMFTYEVSPVFILMEEVLLRKMHSIVGWCDEEGDGIFCPGGTISNLYSILVARYHFYPEVKTRGMGVLPRLALFTSEHSHYSIKKSAAALGMGSENVVIVKCDERGKMIPAELEASVVTAEEKGLVPFYVNATAGTTVYGAFDPLSEIADICNRHTMWMHVDAAWGGGLLMSDRHRMKLQGIERACSVTWNPHKMMGVPLQCSVILVKKRGLLKECNELGAEYLFQTDKPYDVSYDTGDKSIQCGRHVDAFKLWLMWKAKGSEGFGAQVNKCLENAEYLYDQLQRRTDFELVFQSKPEHCNVCFWYTPPSLRGLPLGPDRDTRLHQVAPQIKGRMMEKGSVLIGYQPLGTKANFFRCVLSNPATQQDDIDFLLDEINWLGHDL